A stretch of Hydractinia symbiolongicarpus strain clone_291-10 chromosome 9, HSymV2.1, whole genome shotgun sequence DNA encodes these proteins:
- the LOC130656275 gene encoding homeobox protein six1b-like: MATLQFLPSCMEYDSQQTIRNYTHEQVACISQALEQSGNIDYLARFLWSLPDYDDVYVNESVLVAKSVVAYHRGNLQELRHIIENNNFAPSWHPKLQMLWLDAHYLEAEIFRGRPLGAVAKYRIRRKYPLPRTIWDGEETSYCFKEKSRAVLRIWYKQNPYPSPREKRELSRATELSTTQVSNWFKNRRQRDRAIEVKKREQEKKKTFCKYTADTNADPYSDEFDATPPLCNNQFYIKNMNT, encoded by the coding sequence ATGGCAACGCTACAATTCCTTCCTTCATGCATGGAGTATGATAGCCAACAGACAATACGAAACTATACACATGAACAAGTAGCTTGTATTTCCCAGGCGCTTGAACAAAGCGGTAACATCGACTATTTAGCGAGATTTCTCTGGTCGTTACCAGATTACGATGACGTTTATGTTAACGAGTCCGTTTTAGTGGCAAAATCAGTTGTGGCCTACCATCGAGGTAATTTGCAAGAACTTCGTCACATCATCGAAAACAATAATTTCGCACCAAGCTGGCACCCAAAGCTACAAATGCTTTGGCTGGACGCTCACTACCTAGAAGCTGAAATCTTTCGTGGTAGACCGTTAGGGGCAGTAGCCAAGTATCGTATACGACGAAAATATCCCCTACCACGAACAATATGGGACGGTGAAGAGACAAGTTATTGCTTTAAAGAAAAGTCGAGAGCTGTTTTACGGATATGGTACAAGCAAAACCCTTATCCCTCGCCACGAGAGAAAAGAGAATTATCCCGAGCGACAGAACTTTCAACAACACAAGTAAGCAATTGGTTTAAAAATCGCCGACAAAGAGATCGAgcaatcgaagtaaaaaaacgggagcaagaaaagaagaaaacgtTTTGCAAATACACTGCAGATACAAATGCTGACCCCTATTCTGATGAATTCGACGCTACACCGCCATTATGTAATAACCagttttacataaaaaacatgAACACGTGA